The Cyclobacterium amurskyense genome contains the following window.
CCCTCCAAAAATAAAATTATTTCCTCCGCTAAAATCAGTAACCCTTCCGCCAGCCTGCTTGACTATCAATGTACCTGCAGCTACATCATAAGATTGCAAATTATACTCAATGTAACCTTCTACCCGTCCACAAGCCACATAGCAAAGATCTACAGCTGCGGAGCCAAGTCTTCGAAGCCCATGACTATTTTTAATGAAGTATTTTAAAAGCTGTAAATACTGCTCAAGTTTTCCTCCATCATCATAGGGAAAACCAGCTGCCACAAGACTTTGTGCCAATTCACTTGCGCCACTTACTTTAATAGGCTGCCCATTGCATGTCGAAGGAGCCCCTTCATAGGCTGCGAAACACTCGTCAAGATTAATTTCATAGACAACTCCTACAATGATCTCTTCGCCTCTTGCTAGGGCTATAGACACTGCATACATTGGAATACCATGAACGAAATTCGTTGTCCCATCCAAGGGATCCACGATCCATGTTAAATCCTTATTATTATCTGACCTTGTTCCCTCTTCAGTAATAAACCCAGCCTCAGGAACTATTTCCGCCAGTTCCTTGACAATTATCTCCTCAGCTCCCTTGTCAACATAAGATACGAGGTCATTAAATCCTTTTTGCTCTACTTTGGCAAGGTTAAAATTTTTGCTTTCCTCCCGAATAAATTGGCCAGCCTTTTTCGCAAGTTTTTCCACT
Protein-coding sequences here:
- a CDS encoding inositol monophosphatase family protein; translated protein: MELQEITRKVEKLAKKAGQFIREESKNFNLAKVEQKGFNDLVSYVDKGAEEIIVKELAEIVPEAGFITEEGTRSDNNKDLTWIVDPLDGTTNFVHGIPMYAVSIALARGEEIIVGVVYEINLDECFAAYEGAPSTCNGQPIKVSGASELAQSLVAAGFPYDDGGKLEQYLQLLKYFIKNSHGLRRLGSAAVDLCYVACGRVEGYIEYNLQSYDVAAGTLIVKQAGGRVTDFSGGNNFIFGGQILASNTKLHDTFEKALAEKFVF